GTTGCCACGGCTGGAGCCACGAACGGGCTCGACGATGGAGGTTCGGCCGCCGCGTCCCGAGCCTGATGATCGGCCGGAATTGTCTCGGCCAGCGTCAGTTCCTCGGAATGGCCCACTTCCATCCGGTATCGGAGATGTGCGATTGAAAGCTCGTCGCCCGGACGGAGGGTTCCTTTCTCGATCCGCTGGCCATTAATCCGAATCCCGTTCGTGCTGCCAAGATCACGGACGATCACGTCCTCCGTGTGCTGATCTTTCATCATGCAGCAGTGGCGCCGAGAGACCCGGATGGATTCGAGCCTGGCGTCGCACTGCGGATGACGCCCGACCATCACCATGGCCCGATCAATCACAATATCCGAGCCCTCGTCGAGGGCCACCAATCGTATGGGCATGAAACAAAGCCCCCGGCCACCCGGCCTGTAGAATCAGAGAGCCCCAGCCCGGGAGAGATGGCCGCTAGCGATCACAGGATCACAATCAGCGGGTCATTCTAGCCAGTCCCATTCCCGGTGTCCAAGAGGAAAGGGATTCGAATTCGAACGCAATTCAATGATTGAGAAGAACTGCGAGACGTGGGTATCTCGATTCGGTCGTGCCGATAAAGAATCTTGCATCGCAGGAGCAATCCGTCAAGGAGATTATGCCGGATTTTCGAGCAAATCGCGTGCCGATTTTCCACCTGCCGGTGGAAGCGTTCCTCGCTCGCGGTGCCAATGCACCGAATCGGCCAGCGATTCCCGGATCCCTCTTGGTGTCAGGCCGAGGGCCTGAAGGCTTCGAATCGGATCAAAATGCATGGTTCGCCGTGTCAGTCGAACACCTGTCAGGGTGGCTTGTGGAGCACGTCCGCTCACATGATCAGCCCAGAACTCACTCGCATACGCCGATACCAGCGCGACCGGATACGGCACCCGCAGGCGGGGAGGCCGAACGCCCGTCAATTCACCAAGAATGCCGAGCATTCCGAGCAGCGTCAGGTTCTCCGCTCCCAGTAGGTATCGTTTGCCTGGCGTCCCGCGTTCCATGGTCCGCGCAAGTCCTTCGGCCACGTCCCGAACATCAATCAAGTTCAGGGTGCAATCCATCACCGCCGGAAGCCGGGCGTTGCAGAAATCCAACATCAGGCGGGTCGGCGGCGAGTGTCCGCGATCGCCGGGGCCGACG
The window above is part of the Tautonia marina genome. Proteins encoded here:
- a CDS encoding NAD-dependent epimerase/dehydratase family protein yields the protein MDDLTIVTGGAGFIGSHLVDRLVADGRRVRVVERPGAEVGHLPGDVEVVFADIRDRSAVDRAVVGGRWVYHLAANPNLWVRDRRDFDEVNHRGTVHVLDASLAAGAERVLHCSTESILTRARATGPIGEDVEITEADAVGPYCLSKLRAEQAAMQRARAGHPVVIANPTMPVGPGDRGHSPPTRLMLDFCNARLPAVMDCTLNLIDVRDVAEGLARTMERGTPGKRYLLGAENLTLLGMLGILGELTGVRPPRLRVPYPVALVSAYASEFWADHVSGRAPQATLTGVRLTRRTMHFDPIRSLQALGLTPRGIRESLADSVHWHRERGTLPPAGGKSARDLLENPA
- a CDS encoding FHA domain-containing protein, coding for MPIRLVALDEGSDIVIDRAMVMVGRHPQCDARLESIRVSRRHCCMMKDQHTEDVIVRDLGSTNGIRINGQRIEKGTLRPGDELSIAHLRYRMEVGHSEELTLAETIPADHQARDAAAEPPSSSPFVAPAVATPGENPLAAAVREMLPASVADRCRIQVIVQMPAENGNLAEIDVPLDSQPSEPDASCPPDSSPSSPG